The genomic segment CCTTTGTGCCCAAGGGAAAGCCAAGATCTAGGCAAGAGAGATGAGCTGTCCAGAGTGGGGGCAGCACAGAGCCTTCTGGGGGCTTCTCCATGCACCTGCCTCCCCTGCCTCTGGAGAAGAGCAATAGCTTCTTCTCTGTGGTCGGCTCTCTGGGTGTGGATGGGAGGTCTTGGACCTGCTAGGGCTCTAAGTCTATCAAGAGGCTGAAGGTCTAAAAGAAAGCAACACCAAAGGACTGGGCAGGCAAGGACTGGAATTAGAAGCGAGACATTTAAAGAGGAAGTGGGAAGCTGGGGGTGGAAGGAGTTGGGGTCCTGAAAAGAGAGCCCAGAGAACACAGAACTGGGGTGGCAGTTCTGGCTCTGGTTAAGACTGAATGATCCTGGGGACCCTGGCCCTGGATACACCCTTAtcacacaattttctttttttgaggctcCCAATGCAGCCCTGCCAGGCCCTTGGGGAATTGCTGAGAGTGGATATCGGGTGCTGGGGAGAGGGGCCTGACCTCTGCTGTGTGGCCAGGGGCTCAGAGAAGTTGAGCCTATTGCCAAGGCTCACCCCCAGCTCCTTTAGACCTGGAAGCCGATTAGCCAGGCTTCTTTCCCAAAGGCGGGAAGGTAGGGTGGACTCAGGATATGAGTAAAATACCTGTTCCTGGGCTCCTACCCAGCTAAAAAGGAGATCAGGTGAGCGCCCACAAACCTCTTCGGCTGTGGACAGGGTGAGATGCAAGACCCACCCTGAAAATGGGAAAATCAGAGGCACCTGCCTGGGGCTGCAAATCCCCAAATCGGAATAAAACGGTGTCATTAAGAGAGGGCTGAATCCTAGAGTAAATTTCAAACGAAATAAATCGCACCGCACATTTTAGATGATGATAGATGCCGGTAACTTAATACTAATGATAGGGAACTAACAACCCGCTAATATTCTTGGGCTCCAAGAAGTCGGGCAAAATCGGCTGGGGCGGCAGGAGGTCCAGCTTGGCTGTTCTTTCCCACCAGGAGAGACTGGAGCCACCCTCACTGCCGGCCGCTCTCAATCGATCGCAGCTCCCCTCGCTCCGAGGCTTCGCTGTCTTCGCTGGGTCCGGGATCCAAACCCCAACCCAAGAGCCAAAGGCCAGAAAAGGCCCTGGCGTTGCCAGCTGCTGGTCGCCTTGGGGAGGGGCGGCTAGGTACTGCCCGGGGCAGAGGAGGACAGAGGAGGATGCAGACGCTCTGGGAACCAGGCTGTCCCGTGGATGCTTCGCCAGGGGCATCGCCCTGGCTGACAGGCGGGTCGTGGGGCGGAGGGGGCTCGCCGTCGTTTTCAGTGAGAACCTCGGTACTCCAGGGACGATGAGATTCCTCCGGGGATGCCGGCGCAGGCCTGGAAACAGGAGGTGGAGTGGCCGATGGGGAGGGAAGTGGGGTCTCCAGAGACGCCCAGGGCAGGAGCGAGGCCAAGCTGGGGGCTGGCCTGGAAGAGCCAGGGCAGCCCGCTGTCCTCTTGATTTATGGTGCCCTCCCCATCCACCAAACTGAGATAAGCtgccggcccggcccggcccgccgCGGGAGGCGCCCACTcccgggcctgggcctgggcctcccGCCCTCCCGTCTCACCGACAGCTTGCAGCCGAGCCGGGCCACAGTCCCCCGGGAGCCGCCCGTCCTTACCCCAGTCCCGGCCGGCGGCGGGGCCGCTTCCAATCTGCCGGCGGGCACAGGGGGAGAGCGCGGGGAGCTGGGCCCGAGGCCACCGCAGACCTAGCCCGAGGGAAGAGAAAGTTTTTGCTCCACCCGACCGCGCGGGGCTGCCCCCCCGGAGAATTTTGGGTTTAGGGGGGCATGCGGGTGCCTCACGATTTGCTGCGGTCTCGGACGCTGAGCCCGACGTCGGGGCCGGTGTAGTTTCCTGGGGGTTGGGGTGGTGGAAGGGGCGCACGGGCAGGGCTGGAAAGGCCTGGCTTCCTGGGGGTGCGGCGGGAAAACGGCGCCTCTGACCCGCCCGGCCTCGATGCAGGCGTTCGGATTCCACTCTGTCGGCCCTTTAGCCGCAGACCCGGGTTGCGATCCCTGGGGCTGTGCGGAGAGGATCCAAGCCCGGGACACACTTCGGATCTGCCAGCGGTCCTGGGCTCCAACACCCGGGGCCGACCCTAGAAAGGCGCTGAACTGGAGCCCGTGATGGGACGGGAAGGGTGAGGGGGCACCTGATTCACAATGAAAAGGCCACGTTTCTAGAGCTGCCTTGAAAATGCATCCCTGGACGAGCTCTGGCTCTGAGTGGAATCAGAAGCCGTTAGCAGGCGTCTACACTCGCACTCGGAAGCTCTAGCGTGGGTCCTGTTCAGAGGTACAACAGCACCAGCCCCCCAGGAGGTGCCCATGGGAGAGGCCAtcagcgggggggtggggggagttacTATTTCCTTTGTCCCTTGCGCTGCCTCCCTTGGGCCACACGGATTTCTCGAGGTCTCCCTAACGCCCCAGACACCATCTTCCCGAGTCCTCCAACCTCGCCCTGAAGTGAAGCCATCGTTCTGGTCACTTCCCGGGCAGACACCTGGCTTTCCCATCCCCTCCAGGCCCACAGGGTCCCAAGAGGGCAGAGAGACAGGACTGCAAATTTTCCTACAGGGGAAACACCGAGAGCCCAACAGAAAGGCCCCAAACAACATAACTTGAATTTTCTTCCCCAGACTAGAAAAGGGGTTCTTGGCGCGTgcgaatacacacacacacacacacacacacacacacacacacttctttctCCGCTGGGTTTAGTCCCTTTCTGCTgctggaggaagaaaaaggatcCAGACAGACCTTCGGACGAATAATTTGGATAATTGTGGGAAAGGGTCGGGGAGCACTAAAAAAGCCCAGCGTACATCCCAGCCCACCGCAGCGGCAGCCGGCTCAGGCCCCCTCCCAGCCAGCCGTACCCCCCTCGGCTAATCACCCTCATTAGGAGCTTCGTCACCGGCCTAATGAAAGCAAACCGTGTGGAAATCGCCGGTAAACAGTTGGGTCTGTGCTGTAATTAATTCAGTGTCTCTTTTAATCAAACTGAAAGGGAATCGGGCAGCGGCTTGCGGAGCCGTGACATCACCCCCAAAATCGGCCAGAGCCAATCAGCGTCATCACTCCGGGGACACGTGGGCGAgtcccctttaaaaaaaacacaacacaacgaaaaaaaaaaaaagaaagaaacaaaaaaaaaaccagacccAAAGTAAAAGTGACAcaagttcattttttaaaggaagtggGGGCGGAGAAGGCGAGCGCGGACCGGTGGAGAGCTGCCGCCAAGGAGCAGGGGAGGCGCTGTCCACGGTGCTGACGGGCCCCCGGAGCGGCGAGGGCGCGGAGAGAGGACCTCCCCGGCCAGGTGGAGCGTCATGAGCCGCGGGCAGCAGCCGCCGCCGCTCTCCGCGGTGCTGATGCCGCCAGGTGCGCTTCGTTCCGCGGGTTGCTAGCTCGGCCGGGGCCCGCAGCTATCCGCGGTGCTGACCTCGCTGCGCTCTGCCACCGCTTGCCGGGAAGAAGCGTGcggtttggatttttaaaaagccattcttTATTTAGATTCCAACATCCTCGCGTTTCTTCTGCGCCAAGGGGGCCCTCGGGCCGTCCGTCTCCCCCTTTGCTCTTCCCAACTTGGCGCGCCCTCCCTCCCATTCCTCCCTGACACTCCCACCACCCCCCCTCGGCTCGGCGGCTCCGCGCGATGCTGCAGAAGACGCACTGAGCCCTTTTGGATCTAATGCGCAGAGGAGGTTGGCCCAGAGCTCCCCGGCTCCCCCAAGGCTGAACTCCGTCCAAGGTGCCCGCAGGCTCCCTGCCCGCCTTCCCCATGCCAGCCCGCAGCTAGGGGCAGGGGCAGCGGcggctggggttgggggtgggtggggagcttTTGAGGAGGACAGGTCGCAGCTTGGCTATGGAAGGCTCCAATGGCTTTGGGATCGACTCCATTCTCTCCCACCGCGCTGGCAGCCCCGCCCTTCCCAAGGGGGACCCCTTGCTCGGGGACTGCCGTTCGCCCCTGGAGCTGAGTCCACGCTCAGAGAGCAGCAGTGAATGCTCTTCGCCAGCCTCTCCAGGAAGGGACTGTCTGGAGACGGGCACCCCACGGCCTGGCGGGGCATCCGGCCCAGGTTTGGACTCCCACCTGCAGCCCGGGCAGCTCTCAGCTCCGGCCCAGTCGCGCACCGTCACCTCCTCCTTTCTGATCAGGGACATCCTTGCCGACTGCAAACCACTAGCGGCCTGTGCACCCTACTCTAGCAGCGGGCAGCAGGCAGCCCCTGAGCCTGGGGGCCGCCTTGCGGCCAAGGCTGGGGAGGACTTTAGAGACAAGCTGGACAAAAGTGGCAGCAACGCCTCGTCGGACTCAGAGTATAAAGGTAAGAAAGCAGGAGGTGAAAACTTGGGGGAATGTTATGTATTTACAAACTGGCATTTAAAATGAGTGCACAGGGTGAGACATGCACTCACTCACCTGGGGTCTCCCCCAGGGCTCAGATTGAGCAGTGGGTCTTCTTCGAACCTTTCAGCCAGTCCTGAGGTTATGCCTTTGAGCAACAAAGAGTCTGGTGGAGagagtgggggcaggggagggatacTGTGTGCCCAAGGAGAGATCCCCCAAAATGCACAAAGCAAACTTTCTAAACTTTGTCTGGGACCCCTGCCCTTCCAGCAGTGCTGGTGGACAGGAGCAGGTTCTAATCAGGCCAGTAGCTCTCTAGGAATAAACCTTGCAGAAGCAATGGAAGTCCCAAAGTCTTCTGCTTTATAAGAGTGAAAATACAGCAGAAAAATTTCAGCTGGAGCTTTAAGAAcagtcagaattttcttccttttaatctACATTTCCAGACAGGAAGAGAAACTGAGCTTTTCCTCCCAATGGGCCCAGTGTGATCTGGGTCCTGTGAGTCATGAAAAGAGGCACTCACTTCAAAGCAGAAAGCTCAGCCAGGCAGCTTCCTGGGAGCAGGTCAGGGGGGCTGGCGGATAGGAGAGTACCCGGCACCCCCACCCTCAACGACTCTCATTGAATTTGATTTTAAGTGCCTTGAACAACCAACTCCAGGTTTTGTGCAAGCTCCAGGGATTCCTGAGTAACCAGCCCTGTCTCCTGTTACACTGGGGTTGTTGCCCTTCCACTTTTCTTTTCACCTCTGTGAATCTTTGTTGTGTTAATTCCATTTTCATACCATCTTAACCAAGGAGATGAGATCAGGgttaaaaggaaggaaggcaagaaggaaggaaggaaggaaggaaggaaggaaggaaggaaggaaggaaggaagggccccaaaggaaggaaggaagaagagaaagggaaggaggaaaaaaagaatgctttaattttgtttctgacCCCCAGCCACTACCTCCACTTTAGCTGTTTCTCAAAGCCAGAGGCACAAAGTTCTTTCTAAGGAAGACATCAAGGGGCAGAAGGTGAGGAGGAGTATGAGGGCTTTATAGGAGACGGCCCTGCATCCCCATCTAGCAGAACACTGGGAGTGGGCAGAGGCTGTTCAGAGCTTTTTCAAGCATATAATTGATTCCCAGAAATCTTTTCAAGAGACAAAATTTCCCTTAAGGGCAACTTCTTTATTGTCTTGCCCTACCTCTCCAATCACCTGTAACTCCTGGTCCCTATTTGGaccaattcttcacaaaaatttAGGAAGGCTCATTTAACACTCTCCTCGAAACCAATAAATCGTTTGTGGATATGTCCTGACTCCAAACCTAAACCAGCCGGTCCTGTTGCCCATCCCATTTTCTTGATTTCCTCCACACAAATGGCGTAGCCTCCTTCAGCCAGGTTGCGCTGACCATGCCTGGAAAATAGGCAGGTTTAATGGAGCAGCCAGGAGGAGATCCAGAGGCATGTGGGTGCCCACAGGCCGGCACCTGGGCCCAGTGGCCATTGCTCCTCCCTGGGGACCTGcttagaaaggcaaagaaaacttACCCTGGAGAGAGACTGgcaagggggaagggggaggaggagggaggggacgtcaatgtaaatatatattcataacatCATGGCTCTTATTTACCATTGCAACAAGAACGGCCCCTCTTTAGTTAGAGCAAAGGGGATGAATCTCCACACTTGTTCAATTAAGTGTTCCAGCTAACGGCTGGAACTGGCGGTGGTAAAACAGTTTGGCCCTTGCCTCCTCTTATTTCTGTGCCCCCAGGAAAGATTTTGAGTAGGGATTTCGTTTAAGATAATTTGAACGTCAATTTTCTTCTCCTGTCTCTGAGGATATCTGATCGGGAGATGATGAGGGCCGGCTGTCTACATATCACTTAAATAGGTTTGGAGCGGAAAGGGGTAGAAGGTCTTGCCCAAGCCCCACGGCAGGTGCTGCTGCCTTTGCACCTAGTAAAGAAAGCAGGGCAAGACCAAGAGGCCTTGTCTGGAGCGTTTCTCAAACGTGGAGGGGACTTTTTCAGAGCTGAGAAACAGACACCTGGAGCCAGTCCGTGGGCATTTAAGCTGGTCCACTCTCCTGCTGCCTTTCAAGCTGAGTCATTTCCTTTAAGGAGGACACAGAGGAAGGTCAGCCTCATCCCAAGTTTCAGCTATCAAAGGCTCCTCAAACAATATTCCttcaataatatttaaagaagCCGAAACTCGGCTTTGAAGTAAGGCGGACGGCGACACTAGCGGCAGGATCCAAAGTCCATGAAGAACCCACAGCAGAGTTTTGTTCCCAGCAGGCAGGGTCGGTGGATGGGCCTGGAACTTGAGGATACTGAGATGTAGTAGCCTCTAGACCAGAGTCTGGGAAGCCAGGGCCCCCTGGGCTGAGCCTATCCgggaggaggccaaggcacagcGGGCACAGAACGTGCACCCAAAGCCTCCAGTCCGCGCTAGAGGAGGAATAGAAGAAAAGCCCTATCAGCTGTCCCATTCTTCCTGACACCACAAACTCAACACCTCCCGACCCCCAACACAGACCTCGTCCTTGAGAAGTGGGGGATTTTCGTTAAGTAGTGCAGGAAATTAGGTCAAAAAGTAACAGTTCTACGATATCAAATTTGAGATGTGGATGATGTCTTCCTCAAACCTATTTAAAGTGTCTGCACAGACAGGACTCATGTCCCTTCATCCCAATACATCACCACCTCCTGACAGTGGCCATGCTCAAATATGGGAAGCCCACAGGGCAGGGAGAGCCTGGTTCCAGCCTGGAAGAGGTAGGTGGGAAGTCTTAGCCTGCCGTTTCTTCCGTGTGCTCTCCCGGCTCACCCGGCTAGATGCCGGGGCCCTCCTTGCAGCGAAGCACTGCCTTTCCAGTGAAAAGTCTCCATCCCTAGTGGCTCAATTAACGGGATTATTGTTTCCTACAGAGAGAAATCACCTTGCATTCAGCTGAACCCTGTCACTGCAAACGCCACGCACAATGAAACTCaccataaaaaagagagagagagagagagagagagagagaaaagggagtaGGTTGGGAAAATAGATAAAAAGGAGCAGGTTAGGGGAAAGCCCCAGGCTGAGCCGCCAATTTTGGGGAAGTGGTTTAGTTGATTACATAATGGTTTTAGGAAGACAAGAGTGAGCATTGAGCTTGTTCGATTAAGTGTTTTCTGTGCAGTCAAAGCCGATCAAAAGTGTTTGGGATATAGAAACTACCCGTGTGAGGTCTATCTTTCGACCTCAGGAACTGGGACTCCGTTGCAGTTCTGTCCCCACTGTGGGGTGTTAACACACGATGCCACGCAGGTGTAGCAGGAGCAATGTAGTGGGCAATGTAATGACAACGAAACGCAGCCCTGGGCAATGCGCGCTGCGCCCAAGGGGCAAGCGGGTGGCACAGTCGCTTATTCCGCCAAGTGCTCCGCACTCTCAGACCCGGCTCCTTCCGCCCAGCGCCCTGTGTAAGTTGCAAGTGCCAGGAGAAATAATCACTACGAATTCGTATCCACTGGGGGGCAACGCCAGGCGGGGCACAAGGATCTGTCCGTCAGGACAAAGAGTGGCCCCGGGGAGAGCAGGTTTTTGTCCCTCCACGCAGATTTCTCTCCCCAGACCCCAGCCTTcggcttcctcccttcctgtcaCGGCTGCAGCCAGGGAAATTGGGACCCAGACGCGGAGCCCACTCCGACAGAAACCCCGGTCTCCTTCCCTACTCTGGCAGGCTGGGTCCGGTTCCATCGCCGCGGCTCCGTTTATCCCTCCAGGGAGCGCGGGCGCAGCGCAGAGTACCGCGCAGGGACTGGAGTTCTCGCCAGCTTCGGGTTCTTTCTCCCGGGGGTCTCGGTCTCGGGCGCTCCCTCCTTAGTCCTCTGTAGTCAGGGTTCATGTCCTGTTCCTGGGGCCCCAGAGGTCCCGGCTCCGAGAGGCCCCCGTGAGCTTGAGTGTCATGGAACCACGGTAGTCTGAAGCTGCGGTTACACAAACGCCGCAGGCAGGAGCGGGAGGGGGTCGGCGGCGGCCTGGAGGCCGGGCCCTGACCTGCCGCTGTGTCCCCAGTGAAGGAGGAGGGCGACCGCGAGATCTCCAGCTCCAGGGACAGTCCCCCGGTGCGCCTGAAAAAGCCACGCAAGGCGCGCACGGCCTTCACCGACCATCAGCTGGCTCAGCTAGAGCGCAGCTTCGAGCGGCAGAAGTACCTGAGCGTGCAGGACCGCATGGAGCTCGCGGCCTCGCTCAACCTCACTGACACGCAGGTCAAGACCTGGTACCAGAACCGCAGGTGAGGCCCGGCTGCGGGAGTGGGGACGGAAAGGGAACTTccccttttctcacagctccaggaGGGGGCCAGTCTACAGTTTGGTGCTAAGGGAGGGCCCCTGAGCCTCCCCCATTCTGTaaaagtggggaaactgaggccctaagGGGAGAAGGCCTTGCCCGAAGTCCCATAGTGAGGGCTAGAAATGAGACTACATTTGGTCTCCAGTGTCCAGTCAGCCCTCCCCAGGGCGAGTGAACAGACACATAGGCCACTGGAGATCCAAGTCCTGCCTTCGCTCAGTCGGAGGGTGGGAGTCTGCCTGGAGCCTCCACCTGAACCGGCCTGGGTCTCGGAAGCCCCAGGACCCGGGAGGGGTAACAGTCTCGCTCCCAGGAAGCCTGTGAAGAGGACAGCCAGGCAGTGGCCCTTGGGGTATTAAAGCCTGTCCCAGACCGGGCAGCTGCCACAGTGGCCTCTGAGCTTCCGCGAGTCTCTTCAGGCCTCGCAGGCTTACCGATCCCAAAACCTGAGCGGGAAATTGGCCAAGCCTTGCTCCTTGGGGACAGGGTGACTGGGAAGTTGGTGTTGGGGCACTGGACTTGAACCTGTTTCCTAATTTCCCTCCTGAACACACTCACCAGACTTAGATGCACATGTACAAGACACACATGCATCCACACAACCAAATAGTGACACACCGATGCACACATCGATGCAACTTAGtcacacacgcactcacactTAGCCCCACAGTCACTCGCATGTTCTTAGCAGAGGCAGGAATGGTGCTTTTCATAAACAAGCCTCAGAACACATCACCCCATTAATAATGAATACTGATTACTGCTCCGGGCATCAATAATTAAGACCTGTTACAGTAATTACacaattatgatgatgatgaataaTTCAGGGAGGGAAACAGGGCTGGTGTGGCTGAGCCCACCTTAGTGGGACCCTGGCTGGTCCACCTAGCCTCACCTGGCAGGTGGGCCTGGGGTCCAGGCCTGCTTTCTCCAAACTCATTGGCTGGCCAAGGCCTCTGGACTTTAGGGCCAGACAGTGGGCAGGGCTTGCCCCAGGACTTGGACCTGGGTTCAGAGGGCGGCAGAGTGCACAAGCCGGGAGTGCATCCTCTCCAGTTGCCATTTCAGGCCTTCTGCTAGCTTGCAGCCTGGCCAGCCTGCAGAGGAATCAACAACATCCCCTTCCCTGACCAGAGCCCCTGGATCCCCGCAGCCCTCTCCAGGGTGATCCCACCTACATAAAGAGGCACGTGCAGGGAGGAGCTCCCCTATGCAGCTCCAAAAGTTCCTTCTGCGATCTCCTGGGGAGGGTAAGGAGCAGTTAGAGAGGGGGTTTGGGGTCAGACAGCAGGGCTTAAAACCCGGGCTCCTCCGCTTTTGAGGCCTTCTTGAAAACCCGCCCAGATCTCagttttcctctctgtaaaatgggataagaGCCATGGAAGGCCGGTGGAAGACAAAAGGAGAGGATTCGTGTAAGGCGTGTGATGGTGTTATTTCTTTACAAATGAGTATGATCCCTTTTGGCCTCCCTGCAGGCTCTCTGGGCCAAgcagtggggaggggctggggtcgcCGGATGCCCTAGTCCTGATCCCCGCTATACGCGTTTATTTCGGCCCCCAGGACTAAATGGAAGCGACAGACGGCCGTCGGGTTGGAGCTGCTGGCGGAGGCAGGCAATTACTCAGCGCTCCAGCGGATGTTCCCGTCGCCTTATTTCTACCCGCAGAGTCTGGTTTCCAACCTGGACCCCGGCGCGGCGCTCTACCTGTACCGCGGCCCCAGCGCGCCTCCGCCCGCTCTCCAGAGACCTCTGGTGCCCCGCATCCTCATCCACGGACTCCAGGGCGCCAGCGAGCCGCCCCCGCCGCTGCCCCCGCTCGCCGGCGTCCTCCCGCGCGCCGCGCAGCCTCGATGAGGCGCCCGCCCGCTCCGGGGCCTCCTACCGGGGGCTTGGCGCGGCCCCTTCTGCCCTCCTTTCGGAGGGCGCGGGTTCGACGCCCCTTCCCGGGAAGGGGCCCTGCCCGGCCCTCCCTGGCGCCCCAGCCCAGTGTCCCCTGAAGGGCCAAATGCCAAGTCCACTGAGGCCCGGACCCCCGACTGCGTCTCCCCAGCCCCCTCGGCGTCCTCTTTCGCGGCCGCTGCCTCCGCGAGCCACCCCCACCCGCCGAGTGTACCTACGCGTCTctgcccctccccgcccccagtCTCCGCCTGCTCCCCTAGGCGCCCCTTTCTGCCCAGGAGCGGGTGCGGCTGATTCCCAGGCTTCGCTCTCTCCCACGCGCCTTCCACGCTCCAGGAGAACAGCCCATCTCCCCGCGCCCCTgccagggagagaaggggagtgCGGAGCCCCGTCCCGTCTCCCTGCCCCTCCAGCGCCTGGGCCGGCGGCTGAGCTGTACATACCGTGTGCAAAGTGTATATGAAGTTATTTATTCGTGACCTATGAGCCCGTGACCGTGTCCGTGGATTAGTGAGTCTGTGGCCTGTGCCCTCCCCTCTCCCAGGCGGGGCAGGAAAGGGCCGAGGGTGCTTGCCCACCCACCCcgaccccagcccccagcctcagccccggTCCGGGGGCAGCCAGGCCTCTCgggttctctcttttttaaatgtcGAAATAAACTTCTTACAAATGACCAGGCGCCTGTCCGCGCTCCCGTCGCTCGGTCTGCACTCAACCCATCTCCCATCCCTCTCCTGGGGACTCGGTTTCCTTCCATTCTCAATAACAAAACATTCTTGTCCCCCTTTTCTTCCCCGGTGCAGTGGACCTGCGGGGGGGCCCCGACGAGACTCGCTGGGGCCGGGCTCTCCCCTCCCtggcctcagtcttcccatctcTACAGCGAGGCAAGCCcgttcctcccctcctcctcctcggcTCCATCTGGTTCCTCCCGGCTC from the Callithrix jacchus isolate 240 chromosome 1, calJac240_pri, whole genome shotgun sequence genome contains:
- the BARHL1 gene encoding barH-like 1 homeobox protein, with product MEGSNGFGIDSILSHRAGSPALPKGDPLLGDCRSPLELSPRSESSSECSSPASPGRDCLETGTPRPGGASGPGLDSHLQPGQLSAPAQSRTVTSSFLIRDILADCKPLAACAPYSSSGQQAAPEPGGRLAAKAGEDFRDKLDKSGSNASSDSEYKVKEEGDREISSSRDSPPVRLKKPRKARTAFTDHQLAQLERSFERQKYLSVQDRMELAASLNLTDTQVKTWYQNRRTKWKRQTAVGLELLAEAGNYSALQRMFPSPYFYPQSLVSNLDPGAALYLYRGPSAPPPALQRPLVPRILIHGLQGASEPPPPLPPLAGVLPRAAQPR